The following nucleotide sequence is from Acyrthosiphon pisum isolate AL4f chromosome A2, pea_aphid_22Mar2018_4r6ur, whole genome shotgun sequence.
CGAATGACGATTGGATGAGGGGAtacgttaaaattatatttcttattgttgaaatatgttTCATCTGTCAACGAGGTCTGTGAGGGTGTGTCTTGCTAGTTGCCACCCTCTCAGAGGATCAGACGTAACTCGTAAgtaaaataatgatgattataatattatcaattatgtataTAGGGATATGATATGACGTACACAGTATATGAGATAGTATTACGCGGGTAACGacgaatcatattattatttttatggcgGCGTCGCGTTTCCGTCGCGCGACCGTGATTCACCGACGGACTCCGCGATAGAGACCGAACACGAAAACACGtgtcacaaattattttaatgaaaataatatacagtacagTAGCGTtgtgagtatattatgttacccGCACCGCGTCTCGTACAACGAGATTATGcagtacatttaaattataatcgtacataatgtataaaggtatttgtatatatatatgcgacCGATGCGTTGTTGCGAAACGACCGATTTGTAATCGTATAGTGCGGTATATGCGGTCATTGTATGACTGATCTATTTTATAACGCACCTCGTTTGCCCTAAATACTTACGGCCTATACAACAATTCACCGCCCCACTCCTCAGACAACGGCCTGTACAAATATTGTCCGCTGTTACGTTTTTAAAACAACAATCGCATCGAatcgtaatttattaattctgGTCGaacttttatagaatttttacaGTTAGACCGAATTTagacagtatattatgtacgttatGATATACGTATTTACTTACACACGTATGGCATAGCCGCAAATAAACTTAAACTCTAATGgcaaatatacttttaatttgtaaataacacTCACGACTTacctagatatattataaaattatatttgtgtataaccAGCATAaactatcgtattatattattgcttatCATAGCACTTGGGCCTCTTATTgttagagggggggggggggcggaaaaattaatcacaatttactgGCCCATTCAAAATTATAAGTTGGCCCTCTCATTATNNNNNNNNNNNNNNNNNNNNNNNNNNNNNNNNNNNNNNNNNNNNNNNNNNCCCTATTATTAAGCAtgaaaattatgcaaaaaaagggaaaatttaaatgatgatatagttttttttataaataaaaccagctttatactaaaattaatatatattataaataaattaaataaggttggtcaattttgtttgtaaatgtaATTCCCCCCCAACCAAccaaatatgttttacattaattcattttaatataatataccttatgaTTATGATATAATGCAGTGTATTGCTCTTAGACTACAATAAAACGATTATCCAACACATTTTGtgaaccaaaataaaaatgtccagaTCATCAAGCACAAAAAAGACGTGATGATAataacatatgtataatatttgttatgcaATGATCAGGTAGATAACTACGAAAACAGTTTGCAGAGTGACATTTAACATCAAAAAACCTGAAGGTTTTGAATAACTGTCTAAACGTCACTACTCGTTACCCGCGAGTACCAGGGTTGAAGATTTAGGTAGGAGGTAGGTACTGACAAAAAATCTTACAgaaatcttttatattattatcaattacacACGGCTCGGTATTACCGTATAACCACAACCCACCACCCTTCACATCCACACCCACACGATCAtgcgtttaattattattttttgtttgcaaaataaaaatacctacagTGCTCTgtgaagaaataataataataataacaacaacaacaacaacaatatcgaTAATGGACGATGACGATGAAAACGAAAACGACCAAAAGGTGAACGGATATCGCGACCCGACGACGTCGCGAACTGCGTCACGTCTTAGCGGccgttgaatataatattattataataagcagtGACCGATCTCGCTACGGCGGTGAACGCTGTAATTCTCGACAATGACCGCGAAAACATAAATCGAAAACGCATCGTAGTAGTTGTAATGTTTTAGAAGTAttaatagtagtagtaatagtactatagtactaatagtagtagtagtatagtactaatagtagtagtagtatagtactaatagtagtagtaatatagtaataatagtagtagtagtagtagtagtagtattagtagtactgtagtagtagtagtaatagtatttTCGTGcagtatttattatagtgcaGTACCGCGGGCCGCGAAACGGTTACAGCACGGCGGCCGTGGTGTCTGACGGTGTGCAGAGCGCGCGTCGGTCGCCGATTTCCCGCGCAAAACCGGTCGGGGCAACACTGTGAGCCGGCCGCCCGCCCCACCGGTCCGCCCACCGAGAACGAACGACACAGTCGAGCGCGCGCGCGACCGTTATCCAACCGACcgaatttcaaattcaaaatcgtCAACGACCGCCGAGCAGCAGCCGCCGTCTCGCCGTCGCCGTCCGCGCGAAAATCgaacagtttatttatttttttacaccctttgaaaaaatatttttaaaccgtCGTTTTTCGCCGCCACCACCCACAGACGTGCTCGCGGATTCATTCGCCGGCAAACGAAACACGTGAACGAGCGGGTTTCGTCGAGCGACCGTCTTTCGTCGTTGTCCAACGGGGCGCGGGTAAGCAACAAGCCACCAGCACATCAACAGTCAGCCATGGTGTTATCGGATGTCAACGGGAACGGTAAGAAATCAGCGGCCGAACGGTGGTTGAGACAGCGCAACGGGCAGCGGGCGTCGGCTGTTCGATGCATATTCGGGCCGCCCGAGAAACGGGCCCATCTCATGGTGATCATGCGCAACGAGGCGGAAATGGAACGGAAGCGGATTGAGTTCGCTGCCCGGTACGAGCCGGTTGGCATGTCGCCGAACGAGCGCCGTAACTTCTTCGCGGGACTCATCAAATCGCCGCCGACATCGTCGCACCATCATCACGGCAACGGTGAGTAGACATATGCGTTAGGCACTGCGATCGTTGACGCGAAAACATGGCAGCCGCGCGCGATAGGAGCTAGGTATATAGATATCGCGGTGCtggcgtattattattgtagctaGCGCCGAGTTTCGGGCGGCAGGCGCGTCGGCGGCCGTTATTTTTCGTTCGTTCGTTCGGGCGGGCGGCCAAACGCGCGGGAAAAAATCGGAACGCATCCGTCACGATCGCGACGACCGGCCGACGATTATTTTGATACATTCGACTATAAGAACATATTATTCGTGACGAGCGGATATTGTGCCTATCGAAAAtgtcaagtataatatattgctcaTGACTCGCCTCTCCGCCCGGCGTACCCGGCCGGTTGATCAATTTGGTgcgtgtttactgtttagtcgGTAacgaaacaattattatgtaattatcgTCGACCGGCCGCTGCGGATTACGAAACGTTTTAGCAAACAAACAATCGGCGCGTTTAtgacaagtaataatattatttatcgtcaGTCGGCCGCGCCAAACACGTGCTCTCCTCGGTCCCCACACACACCTGTTGCTGTATATCGAATTCGTCCCTTCGAAGACCGTGTTTTGGGTTCGCGTCTTCCATGTCGGAAAACCGACTGTGGTATTTTATCGTGCTAAGACGGTATGTGTGTGTGAATGTGATGCAAAGGCCTCGGTGTCTCGCCATATCCGTGAGGTTAGGTGTCGTCGTCGTATTACGTAAGCGTAAACACACGTATCGCGGCGTTCGAggttaatgttatttttattgttaattttaggAATTTCAGTTTTACTGAACAAACATGAGGGTTACATCCTTatgtgtggtgtgtgtgtgaaCGTGTGCGCGACCGAGGTGAACTTTTGACGACATCATAATCGCgataaccataaaataataaaaattatcaataaatcaCCAACAAGGCGCGTTATGCCGTGTGTATGAAAACGACAGGtcggaaaaaaattgtatttaaaatggaGGGAGATTGCGGTCGTGCGCGTCCGAACAAACCACGGGCGTCGGCCCCGCGGCAGGTCCGCGTGCAGCGGTGGAAGCGTGTGTAAGGCGTACGCACGTATTTTGCCGCCAAAACCTCTACGGTAGTCGCCCGCCACATCTGCCCGGCTCGGTAATccgacatgataatatattatattataaattatacatgttgTATACGATACATGGTCTCCGTCCGgattgaagtaaaaaaaaaaaaatccttttttttatgattttaggttaggtataataatggttatgagtgtgtgtgtgtgtgtgtgtgtgtgtgtgtgtgtgtgtgtgtgtcggtAGGTCGGCGTCGATATTGTGGTCGGGGGGTGCGGCGGGGGCGAGGGTcggttgaaattttaaaatgcacgaGACGTGCGCCGCGCGTACAACGACGATCGATCTAATATACGACCGGTATAATAAACGCGCGTTTTTCATTCTTCGCGCTCGACCGAAATCGAACGTGACACTTTTGAAAACCggtatttttttcgaaaaaacgTACGGCGACGAGACAACGTGTCATCGTGTCCGTAAACGGACGGCGGTAGTTTTTTTCTCTCCTAAAACTATTGCTGCGTactcatacaatattatacatgcagTCGTTATTTTTATCGTACACCCGGATAAACTCCTCGTACCGGAGTCGCCGGAATAACATTAAAAAGCACACACACTCGTAATAACTTGTCCCCGCGGTGCATGTGTGTCGAAAAAAAACCGAACGACTTGTACGGCGAGCGCGGAGAGATCAAGGCCTCCGTCGGCGGTGGTGGTTGTAGTGGCGGTGGTGAATGgtgatgatgatattattattatgtgatatatacacatacatgcGCGAAAGAAACGTTTTACACGGTGACAAAAAATTGGCGGGAAACGTGTCCGTAGCACGCGCTCCGCGTAAAAAACCGAACTcgaataatataacaacgaCGACGTTTAGTGGAAAAAATAGCGTCGCCAGCGGACGACGAAAGGGGAAAACTGGAGAAAAAAATGACATGCAAAACGGGTTTTGGACGGCGCGCGGCCAAAAAACACTAA
It contains:
- the LOC100161137 gene encoding uncharacterized protein LOC100161137 codes for the protein MVLSDVNGNGKKSAAERWLRQRNGQRASAVRCIFGPPEKRAHLMVIMRNEAEMERKRIEFAARYEPVGMSPNERRNFFAGLIKSPPTSSHHHHGNEHNTKNPKADNRNNYFQQQQQQHHYHQQQQKNNSFNQPSDDERN